Proteins from one Streptomyces sp. NBC_00390 genomic window:
- the aceB gene encoding malate synthase A: MSAPAPSPLAIVEAEPLPRQEAVLTDAALAFVAELHRRFTPRRDELLARRAERRAEIARTSTLDFLPETAAIRADDSWKVAPAPPALNDRRVEITGPTDRKMTINALNSGAKVWLADFEDASAPTWENVVLGQLNLIDAYERRIDFTDPRSGKSYALRPADELATVVMRPRGWHLAERHLQADGVPVPGALVDFGLYFFHNAQRLLDLGKGPYFYLPKTESHLEARLWNDIFVFAQEYVGVPQGTVRATVLIETITAAYEMEEILYELRDHASGLNAGRWDYLFSIVKNFRDGGEKFVLPDRNAVTMTAPFMRAYTELLVRTCHKRGAHAIGGMAAFIPSRRDAEVNKVAFEKVKADKDREAADGFDGSWVAHPDLVPIAMASFDGVLGDRPNQKDRLREDVSVAAGDLIAIDSLDAKPTYEGLRNAVQVGIRYIEAWLRGLGAVAIFNLMEDAATAEISRSQIWQWINAGVVFENGERATPELARSVAAQELTAIREEIGEEAFAAGNWQKAHDLLLKVALDENYEDFLTLPAYEQLVG; this comes from the coding sequence ATGTCCGCACCAGCGCCGTCCCCGCTGGCCATCGTCGAAGCCGAGCCCCTGCCCCGGCAGGAAGCGGTCCTCACCGACGCGGCCCTCGCCTTCGTGGCCGAGCTGCACCGGCGGTTCACACCCCGGCGTGACGAGCTGCTCGCGCGCCGGGCCGAGCGCCGCGCCGAGATCGCCCGCACCTCCACGCTGGACTTCCTCCCGGAGACCGCGGCGATCCGCGCGGACGACTCCTGGAAGGTCGCCCCTGCACCCCCGGCCCTGAACGACCGCCGCGTGGAGATCACCGGACCCACGGACCGCAAGATGACCATCAACGCGCTCAACTCGGGCGCGAAGGTCTGGCTCGCCGACTTCGAGGACGCCTCCGCTCCCACCTGGGAGAACGTCGTCCTCGGCCAGCTCAATCTGATCGACGCCTACGAGCGCCGCATCGACTTCACCGACCCGAGGTCGGGGAAGTCGTACGCCCTGCGCCCCGCCGATGAGCTCGCGACCGTTGTGATGCGCCCGCGCGGCTGGCACCTCGCGGAGCGCCACCTGCAGGCGGACGGCGTCCCGGTGCCGGGCGCCCTGGTCGACTTCGGTCTCTACTTCTTCCACAACGCGCAGCGGCTGCTGGACCTCGGCAAGGGCCCGTACTTCTACCTCCCGAAGACCGAGTCCCACCTCGAGGCCCGGCTGTGGAACGACATCTTCGTCTTCGCTCAGGAGTACGTGGGCGTCCCGCAGGGCACGGTCCGCGCGACGGTCCTGATCGAGACGATCACGGCGGCGTACGAGATGGAGGAGATCCTCTACGAGCTGCGCGACCACGCTTCCGGCCTGAACGCCGGCCGCTGGGACTACCTTTTCTCGATCGTCAAGAACTTCCGTGACGGCGGCGAGAAGTTCGTGCTCCCGGACCGCAACGCGGTGACGATGACGGCCCCGTTCATGCGGGCGTACACCGAACTCCTCGTCCGCACCTGCCACAAGCGCGGCGCGCACGCCATCGGCGGGATGGCGGCCTTCATCCCCTCGCGCCGGGACGCCGAGGTCAACAAGGTGGCCTTCGAGAAGGTCAAGGCGGACAAGGACCGCGAAGCGGCCGACGGCTTCGACGGCTCGTGGGTCGCGCACCCTGATCTCGTCCCGATCGCGATGGCGTCGTTCGACGGGGTGCTCGGCGACAGGCCCAACCAGAAGGACCGGCTGCGCGAGGACGTCTCGGTGGCGGCGGGCGACCTGATCGCCATCGACTCACTGGACGCGAAGCCCACCTACGAGGGCCTGCGCAACGCGGTCCAGGTCGGCATCCGCTACATCGAGGCCTGGCTGCGCGGACTGGGCGCGGTCGCGATCTTCAACCTCATGGAGGACGCGGCGACGGCGGAGATCTCGCGCTCCCAGATCTGGCAGTGGATCAACGCGGGCGTGGTCTTCGAGAACGGCGAGCGGGCCACCCCGGAGCTGGCCCGCAGTGTGGCGGCACAGGAGCTGACCGCGATCCGCGAGGAGATCGGCGAGGAGGCGTTCGCCGCCGGCAACTGGCAGAAGGCGCACGATCTGCTGCTGAAGGTCGCTCTGGACGAGAACTACGAGGACTTCCTCACGCTTCCGGCCTATGAGCAGCTGGTCGGCTGA
- a CDS encoding nucleotidyltransferase family protein, which translates to MATSENSPPRQKPAVAGLLLAAGGGRRLGGRPKAMLTYGGRPLVEHAVRVLREAGCAPLHVVLGASAQRVREEADLSGCVVTDNPEWEEGMGSSLRVGLGSLPPGVDAALVLLVDQPGIGAAAVARIRAAYRSRGSLVAAAYDGRRGHPVLFGAERWRDIARSAVGDRGARAYLRAHEGELTLVECGDVAQAYDIDTPEDLKHLE; encoded by the coding sequence ATGGCAACCTCTGAGAATTCACCGCCTCGTCAGAAACCGGCCGTGGCCGGTCTGTTGCTCGCAGCGGGTGGCGGGCGACGGCTCGGCGGCCGCCCGAAGGCGATGCTGACGTACGGCGGCCGACCGCTCGTCGAGCATGCGGTGCGTGTGCTGCGCGAGGCCGGCTGCGCCCCGCTGCACGTGGTGCTCGGCGCGTCCGCCCAGCGCGTGCGGGAGGAGGCCGATCTGTCCGGCTGCGTGGTGACGGACAACCCCGAGTGGGAGGAAGGGATGGGCTCGTCGCTGCGGGTGGGCCTGGGGTCCCTGCCGCCCGGCGTCGACGCGGCGCTGGTCCTGCTGGTGGACCAGCCGGGCATCGGCGCCGCGGCGGTGGCGCGGATCCGGGCGGCGTACCGCAGCCGCGGTTCGCTGGTGGCGGCCGCGTACGACGGGCGGCGCGGGCACCCCGTCCTCTTCGGCGCGGAACGCTGGCGCGACATCGCGCGGAGTGCGGTCGGTGATCGCGGGGCGCGCGCGTATCTGCGGGCGCACGAGGGCGAACTCACGCTCGTCGAGTGCGGCGATGTGGCCCAGGCGTACGACATCGACACACCCGAGGACCTGAAGCACCTCGAGTGA
- a CDS encoding helix-turn-helix domain-containing protein: MDDEQQQAEKGPGSGILHVFGRQLKRFRECTEYDRAAFGAVTGYSASTIASYEQGRRVPPPRFIEQADELLGARGVLAEMKEEVARAQYPAFFRDAAKLEAEAVELHVYANQAVPGLLQTEEYARAVFVNWRPLYDEETVEQRVAARLARQEILASRPLPTFSFVIEEAVLHRPLGGPGVMRGQLEQILLVGQQRNVEIQVMPTKREEHAGLAGPFTLIETTEGRRIAYVEVHKLSRLYTERRAVREIEEQYGLLRAQALTPRESLALIEKLLGET; the protein is encoded by the coding sequence ATGGACGACGAGCAGCAGCAGGCGGAGAAGGGGCCCGGGTCGGGCATCCTGCATGTGTTCGGGCGGCAGTTGAAGCGCTTTCGGGAGTGTACGGAGTACGACCGGGCGGCGTTCGGGGCGGTGACGGGGTACTCGGCGTCGACGATCGCGTCGTACGAGCAGGGGCGGAGGGTGCCGCCGCCGAGGTTCATCGAGCAGGCGGATGAGCTGTTGGGGGCGCGGGGTGTGCTGGCGGAGATGAAGGAGGAGGTGGCGCGGGCGCAGTATCCGGCGTTCTTCCGAGATGCGGCCAAGTTGGAGGCCGAGGCCGTCGAACTTCACGTGTACGCGAACCAGGCGGTGCCCGGGCTGTTGCAGACCGAGGAGTACGCACGGGCCGTGTTCGTCAACTGGCGGCCGCTGTATGACGAAGAGACCGTGGAGCAGCGTGTTGCGGCTCGACTGGCCAGGCAGGAGATCTTGGCGAGCAGGCCGTTGCCCACCTTCAGCTTCGTCATCGAGGAGGCCGTGCTTCATAGGCCGCTGGGTGGGCCCGGTGTGATGCGGGGTCAGTTGGAACAGATCCTGCTGGTCGGGCAGCAGCGCAATGTCGAGATCCAGGTCATGCCGACCAAGCGCGAGGAGCACGCCGGATTGGCTGGACCGTTCACCTTGATCGAGACGACTGAAGGGCGGAGGATCGCCTATGTGGAGGTACACAAGCTCAGCCGCCTCTACACCGAGCGGAGGGCGGTCCGGGAGATCGAGGAGCAGTACGGTCTGCTCAGGGCGCAGGCGCTCACACCGCGCGAATCGCTGGCCCTCATCGAGAAGTTGCTTGGAGAGACATGA
- a CDS encoding SelT/SelW/SelH family protein: MNSPTPSPGSGHRVQIEYCTQCRWLPRAAWLAQELLTTFEAELEELALRPGTGGVLVVRVDGEVVWDRRKQGFPEPTAVKRLVRDRVAPGRTLGHSERGGTADPAEKDG, translated from the coding sequence GTGAACTCGCCCACTCCGTCCCCGGGCTCCGGACACCGTGTGCAGATCGAGTACTGCACACAGTGCCGCTGGCTGCCGAGGGCCGCATGGCTCGCCCAGGAACTCCTCACCACCTTCGAGGCAGAGCTCGAAGAACTCGCGCTCAGGCCCGGGACCGGCGGTGTCCTCGTCGTGCGCGTCGACGGCGAGGTCGTGTGGGACCGCCGCAAGCAGGGCTTTCCGGAGCCGACGGCCGTCAAGCGTCTGGTGCGCGACCGTGTGGCGCCGGGCCGGACTCTCGGGCACTCCGAGAGAGGGGGAACGGCGGACCCGGCGGAGAAGGACGGCTAG
- a CDS encoding acyltransferase family protein, giving the protein MRDLVRRIEAATPPDRDRAVDALRALAILGVVLGHWLVTALVADSGTLRGASPLQNLPELAPVSWVFQTLAVFFLVGGHVAAQSYAAARISDTTYARWFGTRMARLCRPVVALLVVWTVVAGVMLASGVGLDTVRVLGKLVLSPLWFLLVFAVLTAATPLVTRLHPLWPLAVVLHVDLVRFGLDGPERLGWINVAAGWLVPYCLGAAWARGGLQRRTTAWALVLGGAAATTGLVLWAGYPAAMVGVPGAGISNLNPPTLAAVTFGLAQCGAALLLLEPLRRALRRPAAWAAVALVNLSAMTVFLWHQTAMITVIATGLLVGGPLPGLHTVPDGGGWVLARLAWLPVFAVALTVCWAAFRPHEQKRRGSRGGTRVVREQRAARARAKGRT; this is encoded by the coding sequence ATGCGTGACCTCGTCCGGCGGATCGAGGCCGCCACGCCTCCCGACCGCGACCGTGCCGTCGACGCACTGCGTGCGCTCGCCATCCTCGGGGTGGTGCTCGGCCACTGGCTGGTCACCGCGCTGGTCGCCGACAGCGGCACGCTGCGCGGGGCGAGCCCGCTCCAGAATCTGCCCGAACTCGCGCCCGTGTCCTGGGTGTTCCAGACGCTGGCCGTCTTCTTCCTGGTGGGTGGGCACGTGGCCGCGCAGAGCTACGCCGCCGCCCGCATCTCGGATACCACCTACGCGCGGTGGTTCGGCACCCGGATGGCACGGCTGTGCAGGCCGGTCGTTGCCCTGCTGGTGGTGTGGACCGTGGTGGCGGGCGTGATGCTCGCGTCAGGCGTCGGCCTGGACACCGTCCGTGTGCTGGGCAAGCTCGTGCTGTCCCCGCTCTGGTTCCTGCTGGTCTTCGCGGTGCTGACGGCGGCCACGCCCCTCGTGACGAGGCTGCACCCGCTCTGGCCGCTCGCCGTCGTCCTGCACGTCGACCTGGTCCGGTTCGGCCTGGACGGGCCCGAACGGCTCGGCTGGATCAATGTGGCGGCCGGCTGGCTGGTTCCGTACTGCCTGGGCGCGGCCTGGGCCCGGGGCGGTCTGCAACGCCGCACGACCGCATGGGCGTTGGTGCTCGGGGGAGCTGCCGCAACCACCGGACTCGTCCTGTGGGCCGGCTACCCGGCCGCCATGGTCGGGGTGCCCGGTGCCGGGATCTCGAACCTCAACCCGCCCACCCTCGCGGCCGTCACCTTCGGTCTCGCCCAGTGCGGAGCCGCTCTGTTGCTGCTCGAACCGCTGCGGCGGGCGCTGCGACGCCCCGCCGCCTGGGCGGCGGTGGCACTGGTGAACCTGTCGGCGATGACCGTCTTCCTGTGGCACCAGACCGCCATGATCACGGTCATTGCGACCGGCCTGCTCGTGGGCGGGCCGCTGCCCGGCCTGCACACCGTTCCCGACGGCGGCGGCTGGGTGCTCGCCCGCCTGGCCTGGCTTCCGGTCTTCGCGGTGGCGCTGACGGTGTGCTGGGCAGCTTTTCGGCCTCACGAACAGAAGCGGCGGGGGAGCCGCGGTGGCACTCGGGTCGTACGCGAACAGCGGGCTGCCCGGGCCCGGGCGAAGGGACGTACCTAG
- a CDS encoding serine/threonine-protein kinase, whose protein sequence is MSGRAHQGTVFKPLGDEDPRNVAGYRLAARLGAGGMGKVYLSYTPGGRPVAIKVIRPDFGQDAEFRRRFAQEVQAAQRVQGLFTAPVIDADPEAEQPWLATAYVPGPSLAEAVAQHGKLPVETVLLLVAGIAEALQVIHGAGIVHRDLKPANVLLAADGPRVIDFGIARAADATSLTSSGVTIGTPSFMAPEQAAGSHVTSATDIFALGQIAAYAATGRAAFGEGTSHGVLYRIVHEEPDLTELPAQLHELVTRCMVKEPDGRPSVAEILSICQTANGETVLRRPEEWLPSVVAAEITTRAAAPAPPVTPPGGQPAAAAQPSPAQPPTAPATPSPAQAPGYVPTAHAAPTTPPPGFGPAPQGPAQPQPQPHPQPHAYGYPQATAPQTPAYGYPQATQPGHPGQPGHPYGTVPTPVATPGPAAPKKKKTRTLVIAVLVTLLLGGAAGGGAYLALSDKDKDKDESRQSQDKGDSTPDTTPKDETPADDASTPADEGDGLDTPPDDPAADPAPKTYTGIDIVTDYHIRLDDDPVKPLNDDSNPDFEFEWDLRQVETTNGRLILLRTGQTGDLDTCRSDTRFTDSIDLNLLSKGSKICVLTDSGHVGVVTYQGKSSDTDPSQFITVDVTVWRNAMDPAPSY, encoded by the coding sequence ATGAGTGGGCGCGCGCACCAGGGAACGGTCTTCAAGCCGCTGGGGGACGAGGATCCGCGGAACGTCGCCGGATACCGCCTCGCCGCCCGCCTCGGCGCCGGCGGCATGGGCAAGGTCTATCTGTCGTACACACCCGGCGGCCGTCCGGTGGCCATCAAGGTGATCCGGCCCGACTTCGGCCAGGACGCCGAGTTCCGTCGCCGCTTCGCCCAGGAAGTGCAGGCGGCGCAGCGGGTGCAGGGGCTGTTCACCGCACCCGTCATCGACGCCGACCCGGAGGCCGAGCAGCCCTGGCTGGCCACCGCGTACGTCCCCGGGCCCTCGCTGGCCGAAGCCGTTGCCCAGCACGGCAAGCTGCCGGTCGAGACCGTGCTGCTGCTCGTCGCCGGAATCGCCGAGGCTCTGCAGGTGATCCACGGGGCCGGCATCGTGCACCGCGACCTCAAGCCCGCGAACGTCCTGCTCGCCGCCGACGGTCCCCGCGTCATCGACTTCGGCATCGCCCGCGCCGCTGACGCCACGTCGCTCACCAGCAGCGGCGTCACCATCGGTACACCGTCCTTCATGGCTCCGGAGCAGGCGGCAGGCAGCCATGTCACGTCGGCCACCGACATCTTCGCGCTCGGTCAGATCGCGGCATACGCGGCGACCGGCAGGGCGGCTTTCGGCGAGGGCACCTCGCACGGGGTGCTCTACCGGATCGTGCACGAGGAGCCGGATCTCACCGAACTGCCCGCGCAACTGCACGAGTTGGTCACCCGCTGCATGGTCAAGGAGCCGGATGGCAGGCCCTCGGTCGCGGAGATCCTGAGCATCTGCCAGACCGCCAACGGTGAAACGGTGCTGCGCCGGCCCGAGGAGTGGCTGCCGAGCGTCGTGGCCGCCGAGATCACCACCCGTGCGGCCGCTCCGGCGCCGCCGGTCACCCCGCCCGGCGGGCAGCCGGCCGCCGCCGCCCAGCCCTCGCCTGCGCAGCCGCCCACCGCGCCGGCGACGCCGTCTCCGGCGCAGGCGCCCGGGTACGTGCCCACCGCGCACGCCGCCCCGACGACGCCTCCCCCCGGGTTCGGGCCGGCCCCGCAGGGCCCCGCGCAGCCGCAGCCGCAGCCACACCCGCAGCCCCACGCGTACGGCTATCCGCAGGCGACGGCCCCGCAGACTCCGGCGTACGGGTACCCGCAGGCGACGCAGCCGGGGCACCCTGGTCAGCCGGGCCACCCGTACGGCACGGTCCCCACTCCGGTGGCCACCCCCGGACCTGCCGCGCCCAAAAAGAAGAAGACACGCACCCTCGTCATCGCCGTGCTCGTCACGCTGCTCCTCGGCGGTGCCGCCGGCGGCGGGGCGTACCTCGCCCTGTCCGACAAGGACAAGGACAAGGACGAGAGCCGCCAGAGCCAGGACAAGGGCGACTCGACCCCGGACACCACCCCGAAGGACGAGACCCCCGCGGACGACGCATCGACGCCCGCGGACGAGGGCGACGGCCTGGACACGCCGCCCGACGACCCGGCGGCGGACCCCGCGCCCAAGACGTACACCGGTATCGACATCGTGACCGACTACCACATCAGGCTCGACGACGACCCGGTCAAGCCCCTCAACGACGACTCCAACCCGGACTTCGAGTTCGAGTGGGACCTGCGGCAGGTGGAGACGACGAACGGCCGGCTGATCCTGCTGCGCACCGGGCAGACCGGGGACCTGGACACCTGCAGGAGCGACACGCGCTTCACCGACAGCATCGACCTGAACCTGCTGTCGAAGGGCTCGAAGATCTGTGTGCTGACGGATTCCGGCCATGTCGGCGTGGTCACCTACCAGGGGAAGTCGTCCGACACCGACCCCAGTCAGTTCATCACCGTTGATGTGACGGTGTGGCGCAACGCCATGGATCCAGCCCCCTCGTACTGA
- a CDS encoding DUF5955 family protein — protein MLRSVGQTRVTGSGEDPRATELRAAVSRLRRELAGYPAEFGDRAIAEDELAVLAAMVASGDPEIPRMRSSLLLIAGAIGSVSALAPALMDVRNAVDLFGAVPPQRRL, from the coding sequence TTGTTGCGGAGCGTGGGGCAGACGCGGGTGACAGGCAGCGGCGAGGACCCGAGAGCCACGGAGCTGCGCGCTGCCGTTTCCCGGCTCCGGCGCGAACTGGCCGGGTATCCTGCCGAGTTCGGGGACCGGGCGATCGCCGAGGACGAACTGGCCGTCCTGGCCGCGATGGTGGCCTCCGGGGATCCCGAGATCCCGCGGATGCGGAGCTCGTTACTCCTGATCGCGGGCGCGATCGGCTCGGTGAGCGCGCTCGCGCCCGCACTGATGGACGTACGGAACGCGGTCGATCTCTTCGGTGCGGTACCGCCACAGCGCCGTCTGTGA
- a CDS encoding sensor histidine kinase: MDLVDDGGGRNIGGRLTSALLSAPRALREDLWTVARDPLPRRGWLGWLPHVHVVLSAVLLGWWLPAEVLERSGPSRDLVLLLAVLQTAAAVLALSRPLPAWWLSTSVLFLSAQIVEGTTGPDAHWPWSAPAILLHTLVLLLLALRVRPRIAVEALGITILTGLANTASAEHAHNGVLTQWGVGAFVIAVVIGTSQRRSRVARERLVEQQVLTAEERGRRTVLEERNRIARELHDVVAHHMSVISIQAQVAPHLVQNPSDELKENLAGIRENAVEALTELRRVLGVLRSEDVQADGVRHAPQPTLDRLEELVGNVRGAGLTITTETTGRPRPLSPGVELSAFRIVQEALSNAMRHAPGASVRVEIGYGSEELTLRVANTAPDAPAPPSPGAGHGLLGMRERAAMLGGELATGPTPQGGYEVAATLPARRPAAD; the protein is encoded by the coding sequence ATGGATCTTGTGGACGACGGGGGCGGAAGGAACATCGGGGGGCGGCTGACGTCCGCGCTGCTTTCGGCGCCACGTGCCCTGCGCGAGGACTTGTGGACGGTGGCCCGCGATCCGCTGCCGCGCCGGGGCTGGCTGGGGTGGCTGCCGCATGTCCATGTGGTGCTCAGCGCTGTGCTCTTGGGCTGGTGGCTGCCCGCGGAGGTTCTCGAGCGGTCGGGGCCCTCGCGTGACCTCGTGCTGCTGCTCGCCGTGCTCCAGACGGCTGCCGCCGTCCTCGCGCTGTCCCGGCCACTGCCCGCCTGGTGGCTGTCGACGAGCGTGCTCTTCCTGAGCGCGCAGATCGTGGAGGGCACCACCGGTCCCGACGCCCACTGGCCCTGGAGCGCCCCGGCGATCTTGCTGCACACTCTTGTGCTGCTGCTCCTCGCGTTGCGGGTCCGGCCGCGGATCGCGGTCGAGGCGCTGGGGATCACCATTTTGACGGGGCTGGCCAACACCGCCTCTGCCGAGCATGCCCACAACGGTGTCCTCACCCAGTGGGGAGTCGGCGCCTTCGTGATCGCCGTGGTGATCGGTACCTCCCAGCGCAGGAGCCGCGTGGCCCGGGAACGGCTGGTCGAGCAGCAGGTGCTCACCGCCGAGGAGCGCGGCCGCCGCACCGTGCTGGAGGAGCGCAACCGCATCGCCCGGGAGCTGCACGACGTGGTCGCCCACCACATGTCGGTGATATCGATCCAGGCGCAGGTCGCCCCGCACCTGGTGCAGAACCCGTCGGACGAGCTGAAGGAGAATCTCGCCGGCATCCGCGAGAACGCGGTCGAGGCCCTGACCGAACTGCGCCGGGTGCTCGGCGTGCTGCGCTCCGAAGACGTACAGGCGGACGGAGTACGGCACGCCCCGCAGCCCACCCTCGACCGGCTGGAGGAACTCGTCGGCAACGTGCGCGGCGCCGGGCTCACGATCACCACCGAGACCACCGGCAGGCCGCGCCCGCTGTCGCCCGGCGTCGAGCTGTCCGCGTTCCGCATCGTGCAGGAGGCGCTGAGCAATGCCATGCGGCACGCGCCCGGCGCGAGCGTGCGGGTGGAGATCGGCTACGGCTCCGAGGAGCTCACCCTCCGGGTCGCCAACACCGCGCCCGACGCCCCCGCCCCGCCCTCGCCCGGTGCCGGGCACGGGCTGCTCGGCATGCGCGAACGGGCTGCCATGCTCGGCGGCGAACTCGCCACCGGCCCCACACCGCAAGGCGGTTACGAAGTGGCCGCGACCCTCCCCGCCCGACGTCCCGCAGCCGACTGA
- a CDS encoding DUF397 domain-containing protein, producing MNGKETVPNARELAWFKSSYSSGAGGECVEVAARPRVVYVRDSKDTTVPMLTVQVQAWDAFVGFAAWSGAV from the coding sequence ATGAACGGCAAAGAGACTGTGCCGAACGCGCGTGAACTGGCGTGGTTCAAGAGCAGCTACAGCAGCGGTGCTGGCGGCGAGTGTGTCGAGGTCGCTGCCCGCCCTAGGGTTGTGTATGTCCGGGACTCGAAGGACACCACCGTGCCGATGCTCACCGTCCAGGTGCAGGCGTGGGACGCCTTCGTCGGGTTCGCGGCGTGGAGCGGCGCTGTGTAG
- a CDS encoding alpha/beta hydrolase yields MASRQRTSRLRTSSLRTSRPRTRSVRASPLRRTLLAAFVAASVALPVSGAVRPSAVPAPAPAALAPLEDATPLALAERYAAQRDEIRAAERSAAGHGDRRRAKALRAMAAPARSFLFFDGRDGGRSAEVFGDLSRTGRIAVLVPGSDTNLDSYGRFRAGAEALARELGSRSAVVAWLGYGTPGTVSPAVVTPSRGQEAAPELRSFVRELSQARPTARVSLVCHSYGSVVCARAARTLEVTDVVLYGSPGVGYDHTADLRTPATVWAGRSTGDWVAHLPHTQLELPFTAIGLGADPISPEFGARRFEAGGGGHSDYLKPGSVPLRNIARIVSGQAPSEGGRHA; encoded by the coding sequence ATGGCGTCCCGCCAGCGCACAAGCCGTCTGCGTACAAGCTCGCTGCGTACAAGCCGTCCGCGTACACGCTCTGTGCGCGCAAGTCCGCTGCGCCGCACCTTGCTTGCCGCCTTCGTCGCCGCCTCGGTGGCCCTGCCCGTGTCCGGGGCGGTTCGTCCTTCGGCCGTCCCGGCACCCGCACCCGCTGCCCTCGCGCCTCTTGAGGACGCGACTCCCCTCGCCCTCGCCGAGCGCTACGCCGCCCAGCGCGACGAGATCCGGGCGGCCGAGCGCAGCGCCGCCGGACACGGCGACCGGAGACGGGCCAAGGCGCTGCGTGCCATGGCGGCCCCGGCACGCAGCTTCCTCTTCTTCGACGGCCGGGACGGTGGCCGCTCGGCCGAAGTCTTCGGAGACCTGTCCCGGACCGGGCGGATCGCCGTCCTCGTCCCGGGCTCGGACACCAACCTCGACTCGTACGGACGTTTCCGGGCCGGTGCCGAGGCGCTGGCGCGGGAGCTGGGCAGCAGGTCCGCCGTCGTCGCCTGGCTCGGCTACGGGACGCCCGGCACCGTGAGCCCAGCGGTAGTGACTCCCTCCCGCGGACAGGAAGCGGCCCCCGAACTCCGTTCCTTCGTACGGGAACTGAGCCAGGCCCGGCCGACGGCACGGGTCTCGCTCGTCTGCCACTCCTACGGATCCGTGGTCTGCGCCCGCGCCGCACGCACCCTCGAGGTCACGGACGTCGTCCTGTACGGCAGTCCGGGCGTGGGCTACGACCACACCGCGGACCTCCGCACCCCGGCCACCGTCTGGGCCGGGCGAAGCACCGGCGACTGGGTCGCCCACCTACCGCACACACAGCTGGAACTCCCCTTCACCGCCATCGGATTAGGCGCTGACCCGATCTCGCCCGAGTTCGGCGCCCGCCGGTTCGAGGCCGGCGGCGGAGGCCACAGCGACTATCTGAAGCCGGGTTCCGTACCGCTGCGCAACATCGCCCGGATCGTCTCCGGACAGGCCCCCTCCGAGGGCGGCCGTCATGCGTGA